A window of the Cynocephalus volans isolate mCynVol1 chromosome 10, mCynVol1.pri, whole genome shotgun sequence genome harbors these coding sequences:
- the MARVELD3 gene encoding MARVEL domain-containing protein 3 isoform X2: MEDSSGTREPRARSRERDPDRRSRTDRDRHPERQRDRPGDRRRERDGNGRRNGDRRGDRDRGRDRDPRQDRHRDAAPRVGEHKVWEKSRQSRTRDGPRGPTWDAAPPPWPAPWETPEPPPQRKGGFGRRGLDSEPTSGRYLPSNPRPGREEVEYSQSEAEGLLECHKCRYLCTGRACCQMLEVLLNLLILACSSVSYNSTGGYTGITSLGGIYYYQFGGAYSGFSGADGEKAQQLDVQFYQLKLPTVTAAMAYGGALMAFCCLLVALGVLRVPWLCPLCLVIEGSLDVLIAGAYIPALYFYFHYLSAAYGSSVCQEREVLYQSKGYSGFTCSFHGGDIGAGIFAALGIVVFAVGAILAIRGYQKVRTLKEKPAEMLEF, translated from the exons ATGGAGGATTCGTCGGGGACTCGCGAGCCCCGGGCCCGGTCGAGAGAGCGAGACCCGGACCGGCGCTCCCGCACGGACCGAGACCGCCACCCCGAGCGACAACGGGACAGACCCGGGGACCGACGCAGGGAGAGAGACGGGAACGGGCGGAGGAACGGGGACCGGCGAGGGGACCGGGACAGGGGGAGGGACCGAGACCCCCGCCAGGACAGACACAGGGACGCAGCCCCTCGCGTGGGTGAACACAAAGTTTGGGAAAAGTCCCGCCAAAGCCGGACGCGGGACGGACCCCGGGGACCAACCTGGGACGCAGCCCCGCCGCCCTGGCCCGCGCCTTGGGAAACCCCGGAGCCGCCGCCCCAGAGGAAGGGGGGCTTCGGGCGCCGCGGACTGGACAG TGAACCCACTTCAGGGAGATATCTGCCTTCGAACCCCAGGCCTGGACGAGAGGAAGTGGAATATTCCCAGTCAGAGGCTGAAGGACTTCTGGAATGCCATAAGTGCAGATACTTGTGCACTGGGAGAG CGTGCTGCCAAATGTTGGAGGTTCTCCTGAACTTGCTGATCCTGGCCTGCAGCTCTGTATCTTACAATTCCACAGGGGGCTACACGGGCATCACCAGTCTGGGGGGCATTTACTACTACCAGTTCGGAGGGGCTTACAGTGGTTTCAGTGGTGCGGACGGGGAGAAAGCCCAGCAGCTGGATGTCCAGTTCTACCAGCTAAAGCTGCCCACGGTCACTGCGGCAATGGCCTatggtggagccctcatggccttCTGCTGCCTCCTTGTCGCCTTGGGTGTCCTGAGGGTCCCGTGGCTTTGTCCACTGTGCCTGGTGATCGAAGGCTCGTTGGACGTGCTCATCGCAGGAGCGTACATCCCAGCCCTTTACTTCTACTTCCACTACCTCTCTGCTGCCTATGGCTCTTCTGTGTGTCAAGAGAGGGAGGTGCTGTACCAAAGCAAAGGCTATAGTGGCTTCACCTGCAGTTTCCATGGAGGAGATATAGGAGCTGGAATCTTTGCTGCCCTGGGCATTGTGGTGTTCGCTGTGGGGGCCATCTTGGCCATCAGGGGTTATCAGAAAGTCAGGACACTGAAAGAGAAACCAGCAGAAATGCTTGAGTTTTAG
- the MARVELD3 gene encoding MARVEL domain-containing protein 3 isoform X1, which produces MEDSSGTREPRARSRERDPDRRSRTDRDRHPERQRDRPGDRRRERDGNGRRNGDRRGDRDRGRDRDPRQDRHRDAAPRVGEHKVWEKSRQSRTRDGPRGPTWDAAPPPWPAPWETPEPPPQRKGGFGRRGLDSEPTSGRYLPSNPRPGREEVEYSQSEAEGLLECHKCRYLCTGRGVVQIVEVILNGMVLMCIVASYFVLAGFSASFTSGSSFANNYYSPFEGTELEQVRQLDQQYTILRAPLIYSGVAFSLGLGVLTMGVLLQGAKSLTKLPGKWLLTEATFSLLAAVGYCIGIGIYLHVALQINATDTCKTRERLYARKGLTWMNCQLAGTDGAAATFACILVIMYSASVVLALRSYREQKHCKDSQEQHRNYSNASEYLWSGTL; this is translated from the exons ATGGAGGATTCGTCGGGGACTCGCGAGCCCCGGGCCCGGTCGAGAGAGCGAGACCCGGACCGGCGCTCCCGCACGGACCGAGACCGCCACCCCGAGCGACAACGGGACAGACCCGGGGACCGACGCAGGGAGAGAGACGGGAACGGGCGGAGGAACGGGGACCGGCGAGGGGACCGGGACAGGGGGAGGGACCGAGACCCCCGCCAGGACAGACACAGGGACGCAGCCCCTCGCGTGGGTGAACACAAAGTTTGGGAAAAGTCCCGCCAAAGCCGGACGCGGGACGGACCCCGGGGACCAACCTGGGACGCAGCCCCGCCGCCCTGGCCCGCGCCTTGGGAAACCCCGGAGCCGCCGCCCCAGAGGAAGGGGGGCTTCGGGCGCCGCGGACTGGACAG TGAACCCACTTCAGGGAGATATCTGCCTTCGAACCCCAGGCCTGGACGAGAGGAAGTGGAATATTCCCAGTCAGAGGCTGAAGGACTTCTGGAATGCCATAAGTGCAGATACTTGTGCACTGGGAGAG GCGTGGTGCAGATAGTGGAGGTGATATTGAATGGAATGGTTCTCATGTGCATCGTGGCCTCCTACTTTGTCCTGGCCGGATTCAGTGCCAGCTTTACTAGTGGCAGCAGCTTTGCGAACAACTATTACTCACCGTTCGAGGGCACTGAGCTGGAGCAGGTTCGGCAGCTGGACCAGCAGTACACAATCCTCCGGGCACCCCTGATATACAGTGGCGTGGCTTTTTCTCTGGGGCTGGGTGTCCTCACCATGGGCGTTTTACTCCAAGGAGCCAAGAGTCTAACAAAGCTGCCAGGGAAGTGGCTCCTCACAGAGGCTACCTTCAGCCTCCTAGCGGCAGTGGGCTACTGCATAGGCATTGGCATTTACCTCCACGTAGCTTTGCAGATCAATGCCACGGACACTTGCAAAACAAGGGAGAGGCTCTATGCCCGCAAGGGTCTCACCTGGATGAACTGCCAGCTGGCAGGCACTGATGGAGCAGCAGCCACCTTCGCTTGTATTCTGGTAATAATGTACAGTGCCAGCGTGGTGCTGGCCCTACGGAGCTACCGAGAACAGAAGCACTGCAAAGACAGCCAAGAACAGCATAGAAATTACAGTAATGCATCAGAATACCTGTGGTCTGGAACGCTCTGA